One Centroberyx gerrardi isolate f3 chromosome 6, fCenGer3.hap1.cur.20231027, whole genome shotgun sequence genomic region harbors:
- the LOC139921215 gene encoding odorant receptor 131-2-like has translation MQNLTELPGNATSHTSLSVIFKVSVVTPIFCVFLSCIVIMLHIFASHRQFLESSRYILFSYMLINDTLQLLSSVLLFLFVMGEVQFAMVFCAPLLFISTATFQNTSLILATMSLERYVSIVYPLQRPAAWRSDRIWRIILSLWLISCILPAVDFSIGEPKPGVDVLSTPVICKVSVLNSSPLQTLFKVFLNGLFFVVVAVIILFTYMRILLETRKMRQDRASVSKAMHTVLLHGFQLLLCMLAFTHPITEALIVLNANWDPDDIAFFNFFCFILIPRFLSPLIYGLRDESLRRNMRRSMLCCPHRTGPITLSSSSTG, from the coding sequence ATGCAGAATCTGACTGAACTTCCAGGCAATGCAACATCACACACAAGCTTGTCTGTGATATTTAAAGTGTCTGTGGTCACCCCCATCTTTTgcgtcttcctctcctgcatTGTGATTATGCTGCATATCTTTGCATCTCACAGGCAGTTTCTGGAGAGCTCACGTTACATCCTGTTCTCCTACATGCTGATCAATGACACCCTCCAGCTCCTGTCCTCTGtgctgctctttctctttgtcatgGGTGAGGTGCAATTTGCCATGGTCTTCTGCGCTCCTCTGCTATTCATATCTACTGCCACTTTCCAGAACACCTCCTTGATCCTGGCTACCATGTCGCTGGAGCGCTACGTGAGCATCGTCTATCCCCTGCAGCGCCCAGCCGCCTGGCGTTCAGACCGCATCTGGAGGATCATCCTGTCCCTGTGGCTCATTAGCTGCATCCTCCCTGCTGTTGACTTCTCCATAGGGGAACCTAAGCCTGGTGTGGATGTCCTCTCTACCCCTGTGATTTGCAAAGTGTCCGTCCTCAACTCATCTCCCCTGCAGACACTGTTCAAGGTCTTCCTAAATGGGCTGTTTTTTGTGGTAGTGGCTGTCATCATCCTCTTCACCTACATGAGGATCCTGCTGGAGACCAGGAAGATGAGGCAGGACCGGGCGTCTGTGAGCAAAGCCATGCACACGGTGCTGCTGCATGGctttcagctgctgctgtgcatgCTGGCCTTCACTCACCCCATCACCGAAGCCCTCATAGTGCTCAATGCCAACTGGGATCCGGACGACATCGCCTTCTTCAACTTCTTCTGCTTCATCCTCATACCGCGCTTTCTCAGCCCGCTCATCTATGGCCTTCGGGATGAGAGTCTGAGGCGCAACATGAGGAGATCCATGCTCTGCTGCCCACACAGGACCGGACCCATCACCTTATCTAGCTCTTCAACTGGCTGA